From the genome of Pirellulales bacterium, one region includes:
- a CDS encoding DMT family transporter, with product MLPYVWMLCGAFAFACMGAFAHGLDAVCDWQVVVFVRAALATVFATALVLAAGARFVVFRPKTLWVRSIAGSISMLCTFYALPRLPIADVLTIANIFPVWVALLSWPLLGEKLSGGVWLAIVCAIAGVVLVQQPGGDEANAGALAVLFGSMATAVAMIGLHRLTDIDVRAVVVHFSAVATLFCIATFFLFPLRHTIRDYADAKVIAMLLGVGVSATIGQLLLTKAFTAGNAAKVSVVALSQVGFAMLFDVLFWARSFSAESLAGMALVVLPTAWLIIQEARRPATRGSGGGRASRRRASAHRSQAILHEAPFGEAVVQRVRDAGPQDL from the coding sequence GTGCTCCCCTACGTCTGGATGCTCTGCGGTGCTTTTGCTTTTGCCTGCATGGGGGCGTTTGCGCACGGACTGGATGCGGTTTGCGATTGGCAGGTGGTGGTCTTCGTGCGCGCCGCACTGGCGACGGTCTTTGCCACGGCGCTGGTGCTGGCGGCCGGCGCAAGATTCGTGGTCTTCCGGCCCAAGACCTTGTGGGTGCGTAGCATCGCGGGCAGCATCAGCATGCTGTGTACGTTCTACGCGCTGCCGCGACTGCCGATTGCCGACGTGTTGACGATCGCCAACATCTTCCCTGTGTGGGTGGCGCTTTTGTCATGGCCGCTCTTGGGCGAGAAGCTCTCGGGAGGCGTATGGCTGGCGATCGTCTGCGCGATTGCCGGCGTGGTCCTGGTGCAACAGCCCGGGGGCGATGAGGCAAACGCAGGCGCCCTGGCGGTGTTGTTCGGCAGCATGGCGACGGCCGTGGCGATGATCGGCCTGCACCGGTTGACCGATATCGACGTCCGGGCCGTGGTGGTTCACTTCTCGGCCGTGGCAACGCTGTTTTGCATCGCCACGTTTTTCCTTTTTCCGCTGCGTCATACGATCCGTGATTATGCCGACGCCAAGGTGATCGCCATGCTCCTGGGCGTGGGCGTTTCGGCCACGATCGGCCAACTGCTGTTGACCAAGGCCTTCACGGCCGGCAATGCGGCCAAGGTGTCGGTCGTGGCGCTCAGCCAGGTCGGCTTCGCCATGCTGTTCGACGTGTTGTTTTGGGCACGCAGCTTTTCGGCCGAGTCGTTGGCGGGCATGGCGCTGGTCGTGCTCCCCACCGCCTGGCTCATCATCCAGGAAGCGCGACGGCCCGCCACGCGAGGCAGCGGCGGCGGCCGAGCGAGCCGGCGGCGGGCCTCGGCCCATCGATCGCAGGCAATCCTCCACGAAGCTCCCTTTGGCGAGGCAGTCGTCCAGCGAGTCCGTGACGCCGGACCGCAAGATCTCTAA